GATCAGGGACATGACCACCAAGGGGTTGAGCATGACCAGACCGTATTCTGCCATGAACTTGAAAATCGCCAGTAATGCATCAAAAGCACCATCATACCAATTCGCCATCGCCCGGTCGAACATCTGATAGCTGGCATGCAAAAACAGGCACCACAAGATCAACATCAAAACCCCGCCGAAGCCGTTGTTGATGGCCGCTGTGAGCCCGCGCCCGGCCCGTTTACCCATCACTGTCCAGCCGACGAAAACGCCAATAAAGGCGTTCACATAAGCGAAAAGGCCGAAACCGGTGCTTTCAGGCATCAAGGGGATGATCTGATGGGAGACGATAAATCCGACGATACAGATGCAAATGGCGGCAATCAGCCGGGCTGCTGTTGGCATCTGATCTATCCTTTCAATATGCGCCCCTATCCAGGCCGCTTGATGGTGATTTGCGTGACATCGCAATTCGAGCTTTCGAACGTTGATGCACAGGACGTCAGGTAGAAATTCCACATTCGACGAAAGCGTTCATCGAACCCCAAAGTGCTGACCTGATCCCATTTGGCGTTGAATGTATCGTGCCATCGGCGCAAAGTTATGGAATAACTGTGGCCAAATTCGACAGAACGCTCGATGCTCAGGCCGGCTTTTTTGACCTGATCGCGCAAAGCCGAAGGGCTTGGCAGCATCCCACCGGGAAAAATGTATTTCTGGATGAAATCGACGCCGCGCTGGTACACATGCCAACGCCTGTCCGCCACGGTGATAATCTGGAGCGTCGCACTTTTCCCAGGTTTCAACCGTTCCCGAACCACATTGAAATATGTCGGCCAGTACTTTTCGCCCACGGCTTCGAACATTTCGATGCTGGCGATGCCATCATAGGTCCCGGTTTCATCCCGGTAGTCTTGTAGCTTGAAGTCTACCTGATCTGAAAGTCCTGCACTTTCAATACGTTCCCGAGCATATTTAATCTGCTCCTCGGAAATGGTCAGCCCGGTAACACGCAGGCCTCTTTCCTTGGCGGCATATTCGGCAAAACCGCCCCAACCACAGCCAATTTCAAGAATGTGATCCCCCGGCTGGGCCCCCATTTCATCCACCATTGATTTATATTTTTCGATCTGGGCTTTCTCTGTGCTTTCCTGCCCGGTGCGGAACATGGCCGAGGAATAGGTCATCGTGTCATCCAGCCAGAGCCCATAGAAATCATTTCCCAGATCGTAATGAAAACTGATGTTCTTGCGTGCCTGATTTCTGTGATTGCGCTGCAGCCAGAACCGAAATCGTTCAAAATTGCGCAAAATGGCCAT
This genomic interval from Paracoccaceae bacterium contains the following:
- a CDS encoding cyclopropane-fatty-acyl-phospholipid synthase family protein is translated as MILTTTDGQHNLPRYFTHVFAMAQKMNNGRVDFVVPDGRRFRAEGKYPGPVAEIEIHNDDLFARLIREGDLGFCDGYLDGWWSTPDLQAFMDLVHADNEDIYDGFPGMAILRNFERFRFWLQRNHRNQARKNISFHYDLGNDFYGLWLDDTMTYSSAMFRTGQESTEKAQIEKYKSMVDEMGAQPGDHILEIGCGWGGFAEYAAKERGLRVTGLTISEEQIKYARERIESAGLSDQVDFKLQDYRDETGTYDGIASIEMFEAVGEKYWPTYFNVVRERLKPGKSATLQIITVADRRWHVYQRGVDFIQKYIFPGGMLPSPSALRDQVKKAGLSIERSVEFGHSYSITLRRWHDTFNAKWDQVSTLGFDERFRRMWNFYLTSCASTFESSNCDVTQITIKRPG
- a CDS encoding TrgA family protein encodes the protein MPTAARLIAAICICIVGFIVSHQIIPLMPESTGFGLFAYVNAFIGVFVGWTVMGKRAGRGLTAAINNGFGGVLMLILWCLFLHASYQMFDRAMANWYDGAFDALLAIFKFMAEYGLVMLNPLVVMSLIMGGILSGLATEYAWRTWR